The Elaeis guineensis isolate ETL-2024a chromosome 3, EG11, whole genome shotgun sequence region ATAATCCTCTCGTTGAAGAAAACTGAAAGTATCCTCACACACCATCAGAGGAAATAGTATGTCCTCTGATATACCTTACatcaaaaaggaaaggaaaaaaagagtCCCATAAAGTTCCACACGAAACTGATAGGtagatcaaatcctagaacgAAAAATTCTCCTCCTTGTTTTTATTTCTTGAGATTCAACTCAAAGCCTCCAACAGGTTCCATACTTACGCAATcctgcaaaaataaataaatgaccaAAATTACCATCCATATATGACACTTGAAAACACTgtagaattaaaaaataaataaataaatagaacggAAGGGCAAATGTTAAAACGGTCCTTAGTTAATTTCAATCCTAATAAATTGGAAATAAAGATGGCCCACtctaaaaaaaaaacagaagGACAAATGTTAATGCGTTCCTCCGTTAATTTCAAtcctcataaatttgaaattaagatGGCCCACTTTACATTGCCTCAATTTAATTATGATGCAGTTGGCGTCATTAATGGTCTACCAAATCAATTGGTAAGCTTATAGTGCACTTCTCATCTCTGTTAATGACCGGGCCAAGATATTGAGCATTCATATCTCATTGCAAGCACTTAAATTAggaaaaatttttctatgcacccTGCTGCATTCCCGGAATGAGCAGAAAATTTGGCACGTTATGCCCCAAGCACCGCCTCACACCCTTGTACCGTACAAACATGCACCAAAAGAAACCGATCTGGCCAGCGGCGGAGCTTGACATCCAATGGAAGGGCaagattataatttattaataattttttaaaaaaatattttataataaataatatatatatatattataaaaatatcaataaatatttaattttatatataaataaaattaaataaaaaatattatcttatatcATTTTGATCGTATAAAAACCTTAATAACCGCTTCTATATTAGAAGTTGAAGAATAAATgaacaattattttttttaaaaaaattattatttttaataaaaaattaatatataaattaattatatgattttttttcaaaccgATAGATTCATATAAGGTTAAAATATTGAGAAggctatcatatatataaatatataaataataatattttaattttttttggggaGAGGGCAGTGGCCTCTTTTAATCTCTCTTATGCTCCGCCAATGAGTTTGGCTATCATAGAGTTGGTGCAATTGTTGGTACCCCATAACCACTTTATCTTTTAAAGAACACCACCGCACATGCATAAGGGTCCAGATTGTATCTTTCATATGAAAGAATAATCAACCTTCTTTCGCAATGTAATTGGTTGAATCGTGCAATGACCATCTTGAGATCCATTCAAATGGATGGAAGAAAAAATTAGAGTTCTTTAGGATATATGCAATATatgatccaatggttgatgtCATAAAAGAAGATAAATTATTCTTTCATGTGGAAAATACAATCCAAATCCATTCGCAAATACATTGCACATAGATAGACTGACAAACAAACATACAtgcaagaagagagagagagagggagggagagatttACGTGGAGCAATCAAATGTGAGGCTGGGAGGGATAACATTGGTGTTGATTCTACACTTGCCGGGAAGGCCAGCAAGACGGCCCGAGTTGATCTTTCCGGCATGAACCAGCATTTTGCGGAGGCAATCACAGATGTCACGACGGAGCTTCTGTGTGGATGCTAGGTCGTTCACGGACTGCACGGCGTTGCAGCATTTGGGATCGAGCTGTGGGTCGTTGCCCATCACATAAGGTATGCACATGCCGAATGCCGTCTCTGCCAACCCGCAATCCGAGTGTGTGTCGGCCGAGACGAGCATTGAAGCCATGGATAGAAGAGCTAGAAGCAGAAGAAGGCGAGCCATACTTTTTTGGCAGTATGGCAAGGTAGCAATACAAGAGAACACGATGGAGAAATTTTTggaagaaggaaaagatggtGGGTGCTTGAATGTTCTGAACATGGGAACAGCCATATATGTAGGCGGACTTGTTGGACAAATCCGGGGTGATTATTAAAGGCTTCTGTTTTCGTTTCTCCTGAAAGAAGACTCGATCAAATCTCTGTGGAAAGCCATCAGGCATCAAGCAGAACAAATAGATATGCTGAGCTGTCTACCCTCGAATTAGCTTGTGCAAGAAGTAGAGGTGCGCAGTGCGATGGATTGTGTTGGGCCGGGACAGGCCCAAAGCCTTGAGACAAACCATTTAGTACCAAGCAGGCGTTACGTTCTCCTTGTTGAACGGAAATACATTTGAAGGAGCATTACTGCCCTACCTTTCGAAAATTGAAAGTTTTCATTACAATAGGTGGGACGGACCCAAAGCCTTGAAACAAACCATTTAGTACCAAGCAGGAGTTACGTTCTCCTTGCCGAACGGAAATATATTTGAAGGAGCATTACTGCCCTACCTTTCGAAAATTGAAAGCTCTCATCACAATAGGACACCACATATAGGAACTAATGACAAATTATGATGGGAAAGGAGCATGGAAAGTGAAGGATTGGTTTGGAAAAGATCAAATCACTTTaaagttatatttttttaatttatattaataaattaaattaaatatagcaATAGTGATAGTAACCGTAGTAGTGGATAATGGCAATAGCAGTTTTATTGGTATTGTTCATTGTTGTTGtcgtaataattataatattactaTTATTATACCATTACCATATATTACTAATAGAAACTTAAAATTAATATAGACTGGCATTAGTTTTCCTCAAATATGTCCGGACATCTAATGGCCGATTATTTGCAATTTTCATATGAACCATACATCGGCTGTCGGCTGTCGAAGATGCAAGCGTCGCACCAATCCATCATTCACCATTCACCAATATACCAATGCAAGCATCAAAAGATGCCTGGAGGCATATGGTTAGGAGCACTGCAATTcataattttgattgattgattccAAAAAAATTTCACTATATATTCATCTAGTACAAATTGTTTGTCGGTATTCCAAGCATGTATATTACTTTTCTAGAGCTAAGAAAGTGGGTAAAATCAAGATACAAGCACAAGTCATTGGTTTTTGTGAAAGTCTAGAATGATTATTTACTACAAACTTCTCAAGCATTATCATGATTGCCTCTCTGTAACATTcggcataaaaaatattaatatatgaaACAAACTTGGTATTTGTTATAATGCATAAGAAGCTACGATGTAATATAGATAGAACTTAACAATAGCTAATCATTAGGAGAACGGTGTAATCCGAAAGTGTATTCTATCGAAAGGTTTCATTTGACATTGTTAACTTACAGATAATGTGTGCACATTAGGAGTGGCAATCAAGTTGAAttggatcataaacggatcggatcGATGCCGGTCAGATCAGAAAATCATCGATccaaatccgatctgtttattagacggatcaaaaatttaaatctgaacccaatttatttattaaacagataatccgatccgatccatttaatttatttattaaatatatcaaattaaattaaacggattaaacaaatCGAATTAAATGGACCAGaaacaaattaaatatattttaaataaattaaatagattttaaatagattaaacatgttaaacagatcggattaaatTGATCAGAAATAAGTTAAATAGGTTATCTAACTTAATCCGATTTGAATATAAAACAGattagatatttaaaatctaaatccaatctaattattaaatggattaaacagatcgATCCGTTCCGTTTATAATCCAAATCTATTCGACCTAAACATAAATATGTTTATTACAGATCGaacatggatcgaatcatattttaTCAATTCTAATGAGTACTAAATCAATATGTATGTCAATGTTGTGCTTGCATACATGGTATGCAACTTCcatctatttataatttttttttttacgttcATCGATGATTATCACTGGCTGCCTGTGAATGCGAACATATTTTGCATATCCATTGAGTTTTATTTTGCAAAATATGTTCGTGTTCACGGGTAGTCACAAACCACATCCTTCACTCCCTCTTGTGCGAATTTCATGtccgaaagaagaaaaaaaaaaaaaaaacatggtaTGGGTTTTAAGTGCGACTCACGTTAAATATGGGTCAgacataaatacaaaaatatagatTCAGATATACGTTGCCCACGTATCTTCCACACGGAGCAACGTGAGCCAAGACGTATAAAATGCTTAATATGAACCAAACGGCGTGGCGGGAAATCAAAGAGGGGCCACTCTTGAGCCCCCATTTGCCTTTCGAGTCTCTGAGTCGCACTGTATAGCCTCTTCCCGTCTATAGTTTCGCTCTGTGACTTCCCGCTCTCTTTTCTCATCTCCCGAAACTTCCCGTTTCTCGCACTCCTCAACGATCTCGGCTCCTGTTTCTCCTTCTGTCCCCCTCTTCCTGAAAACATAGAGAACCCAATGTAGGGTTTCtcttttctcctcctcttcctggAATATCTCCAGCCCCAAACTTCAGTCGGAGTTCTGAGATCGGGAAAATGGCTGACGCATTGAGAGCAGATGGA contains the following coding sequences:
- the LOC105040697 gene encoding non-specific lipid-transfer protein 1, encoding MAVPMFRTFKHPPSFPSSKNFSIVFSCIATLPYCQKSMARLLLLLALLSMASMLVSADTHSDCGLAETAFGMCIPYVMGNDPQLDPKCCNAVQSVNDLASTQKLRRDICDCLRKMLVHAGKINSGRLAGLPGKCRINTNVIPPSLTFDCSTIA